A window of Microbacterium lushaniae genomic DNA:
AGCTCGACCGCGTCATCCGTGCCGCGACGGAGCACGCTCGACCCCGACACCCGGCGGCCGGGCGCGTCGATGAGGCCGGTCGCGGCGAGCACCGTCATCGACTTGCCCGAGCCGGATTCGCCGACGATGCCGAGGGTCTGCTCCGCCTCGACGGCGAAGCTCACGCCGCGGACGATGTCGGCGCGGCCGATGGAGACCCGGAGGTCGTCCACGCGCAGCACGGGACCGGTCATCGCGTCCTCCGAGCCTCGATGATCGTGCGCTGCCGCGGATCCAGCACGTCGCGCAGGCCGTCGCCGAAGAGGTTGAAGGCGAGGGCTGTGACGAAGATCGCCGCTCCCGGGAACACGCTCATCCACCACGCCTGCGTGAGGAACCCCTGCGCCGTGAAGAGCATCCCGCCCCACGACGGCGCCGGCGGCTGGATGCCGAGGCCGAGGAACGACAGCGCGGCCTCGGAGAGGATCGCGAACGCCAGCGACAGGGAGGTCTGGACGACCAGCGGCCCGGCGATGTTCGGCAGCACGTGGCGGCGGACGATCGAGAGCCCGGGGGTGCCCATCGTCTGCGACACCTGCACGAAGGGGGAGACGCGCACCGACAGGGCGCTCGCGCGGGCGATGCGCGCGAAGATCGGCGTGTACACGACCCCGATCGCGATCATCGTGGTCACCATGCCGGGCTGGAAGATCGCGACGATCGCCAGCGCCAGGAGCAGCACGGGGAAGGCGAACATGACGTCGACCAGGCGCATCAGCACCATGTCGAGCCATCCGCCGCGGTATCCGGACGCCACGCCGAGGGTGAGCCCGACGACGAGCGCGAACGTCACCGCGACCACCGCGATCGACAGCGAGGTGCCGGCGGCGAGCATCACGCGCGAGAGCACGTCGCGGCCGAGCTCGTCGGTGCCGAACCAGTGCGCGGCGCTGGGCGGCTGCAGCTGCGCGCTGACGTCGATCGCGTTGACGCCGTACGGCGCGGTCCACGGCGCCAGCACCGCGACGAGCACGACGAGGGCGATGATGGCGGCGCTGACGACGGTGACCGGGTTGGCGGCGAGGATGCGCACCGCCGACATCCGCGGCTGGGCGGCGGGCACGTCGGCGACGAGGGGGCGGTCGGTGCTCATGAGACGCGGATCCGAGGGTCGATGACGGCGTAGAGCACGTCGACGAGCAGGTTGACGAGCAGGAACATCACCGCGATCAGCAGCACCGCGCCCTGGATGAGCGGATAGTCGCGCGCGGCGACGGCGTCGTAGACGAGCCGGCCGAGCCCCGGCCACGCGAACACCACCTCGACGACGATCACGCCGCCGAGGATCGTCGCGAGCTGGATGCCCGCGATCGTGAGCACCGGCACCAGCGCGTTGCGCACGATGTGGCGGAAGGTGACGACGCGGCGGGGGAGTCCCTTCGACACCGCCGTGCGCACGAAGCCGGCGGATGCCACGTCGAGCACGGCCGCGCGGATGTAGCGGGTCATGATCGCCCCCGCGACAAGACCCACGGTCAGCGCCGGCAGCGCCACGCGCCGTGCCCACTCGGCGGGATCGTCGGTGATGGCGGTGTAGCCGCTGGCCGGCAGCAGGCCGAGGGTCACCGAGAACAGCGAGATCAGCAGCATCCCGAGCCAGAAGTCGGGGATGGAGACCCCGAACTGGCTCGCGGTGCGCACGATCGCATCGCTCACGCGTCCCTCGCGCAGCGCCGACCAGATTCCGGCGGGCACGGCGATAACCAGCGCGATCGCGAGCCCCGCCAAAGCGAGGGAGATCGTCGCCGGCAGGCGCGAGAGGAGCGTCGTGGTGACCGGCTCGCCGTTGCGGAAGCTCACACCCAGGTCGCCGGTGAGGGCGCCGCCGACGTAGCCCACGAACTGCTCGGGCAGGGGACGGTCGAGCCCGGATGCGGCGCGCAGCGCCTCGTACGCCTC
This region includes:
- a CDS encoding ABC transporter permease, whose amino-acid sequence is MSTDRPLVADVPAAQPRMSAVRILAANPVTVVSAAIIALVVLVAVLAPWTAPYGVNAIDVSAQLQPPSAAHWFGTDELGRDVLSRVMLAAGTSLSIAVVAVTFALVVGLTLGVASGYRGGWLDMVLMRLVDVMFAFPVLLLALAIVAIFQPGMVTTMIAIGVVYTPIFARIARASALSVRVSPFVQVSQTMGTPGLSIVRRHVLPNIAGPLVVQTSLSLAFAILSEAALSFLGLGIQPPAPSWGGMLFTAQGFLTQAWWMSVFPGAAIFVTALAFNLFGDGLRDVLDPRQRTIIEARRTR
- a CDS encoding ABC transporter permease, whose translation is MRMQPARVLRFLGVRFVSSAVVLLGVLVVVFAIVQLVPGDPVRLALGTRYTPEAYEALRAASGLDRPLPEQFVGYVGGALTGDLGVSFRNGEPVTTTLLSRLPATISLALAGLAIALVIAVPAGIWSALREGRVSDAIVRTASQFGVSIPDFWLGMLLISLFSVTLGLLPASGYTAITDDPAEWARRVALPALTVGLVAGAIMTRYIRAAVLDVASAGFVRTAVSKGLPRRVVTFRHIVRNALVPVLTIAGIQLATILGGVIVVEVVFAWPGLGRLVYDAVAARDYPLIQGAVLLIAVMFLLVNLLVDVLYAVIDPRIRVS